The Hypanus sabinus isolate sHypSab1 chromosome 1, sHypSab1.hap1, whole genome shotgun sequence genome contains a region encoding:
- the LOC132396984 gene encoding uncharacterized protein LOC132396984 — translation MTRTGRPVSVEAPPLESQIYLECVVTRNMSRKAAENKSSLNLASFDLAEMFLPTLYHKGLEGGITKSTEVKEGMGPEVNLPLVRRKVLEVGNKDEEPIEWLRCPELDKEDLSGLAELFEEVENSKSVLNNEMRAVLKEKDAITLKKSAGLADEVVSARGVEVTPEGSCPENTWEKRGNLEFEKGTGIESLEEANVLFECVQDGDAHSTEPSNGAQKKSEVFDSVERGGRPCGSDRLGSVKKGLTLVTVGSESSQVFVLEGVFKVDAEFKNGEIKIIIEGNGKSAVPKSNEEILNPADRLQSKPGDSGAPHAIVMPGCGVKRPNSKCCLNKEFELKTNSLKGPDERVSHLCKITEVGGNSEDGLSLGHGVDKIIPMEQAGEGLSRPLTQIPRNRGDG, via the coding sequence atgacgaggaccggccggccggtgagtgttgaAGCTCCGCCCTTAGAGTCCCAGATCTATCTCGAATGCGTGGTCACTCGcaacatgtcgagaaaggcagctgagaacaagagcagtttaaatctggccagttttgatttggccgagatgtttctaccgaccctgtaccacaagggtttagagggtggtataACGAAGAGTACTGAAGTAAAAGAGGGTATGGGACCGGAGGTAAATCTGCCCTTagtgaggagaaaggtcctagaggtaggaaataaagatgaggaaccgatagagtGGTTAAGATGTCCAGAGTTAGACAAGGaagatctgtctggtttggcagaactgtttgaagaagttgaaaattctaaaagtGTTCtcaataatgaaatgagggcagttctaaaggaaaaggatgccattaccttgaagaagtctgctgggttggcagatgaggttgtttcagcccgcggggttgaggttactccagaagggagttgcccagagaatacctgggagaaacgggggaacttagaatttgaaaagggtacgggtattgaaagcctggaagaggccaatgtcctgtttgagtgtgtccaagatggggatgcacatagtactgaacctagtaacggagctcagaaaaagtcagaggtatttgattcagtggaacggggcggccgtccttgtgggtcagatagacttggttcagtgaaaaaagggttaaccttggtaacagtgggaagtgagagttcccaggtgtttgtgcttgaaggtgtgttcaaagttgatgcagaatttaagaatggggagataaaaattatcattgaaggaaacgggaaatctgcagttcccaaatcgaatgaagaaattttaaacccggcagatcgcttacagagtaagccgggagatagcggggccccccacgctattgttatgccaggatgtggtgtgaagaggccgaattcgaaatgctgcttgaacaaagagttcgaattaaaaaccaatagtCTGAAGGGGCCTGACGAGAGggttagccacctgtgtaaaattacagaggtgggtggaaattcagaagatgggctaagtttgggacacggtgttgataaaataattcctatggaACAGGCGGGTGAGGGTTTATCTCGCCCCCTTACTCAAATTCCCCGGAACAGAGGTGACGGTTAA